A stretch of Bradyrhizobium sp. AZCC 2262 DNA encodes these proteins:
- the glgA gene encoding glycogen synthase GlgA produces the protein MKVLFVTTEMDDFVRVGGLAAVSAALPRALRRWSDVRIMLPGYRDIVEQFTHIEIVGECPSLAEMPACSLGRAATKDGLPVYVLLCPQLYDRPGNPYGDESGRDWPDNDVRFGRFASAAAELAAGTLDKNWAADLVHANDWQAALAPAYLAWRGSKVPSILTIHNLAYQGLFPPDSLRRIGAPESSFHIDGLEFYDHVSFLKGGLVYASHLTTVSATYAKEITTRELGCGLEGLLQRRSNAAQLTGILNGIDESWDPSACAHLAQTFAPGDWEGKQANADYVRKQFGLALSRGPLFGLVARLVHQKGVDLVLSAADEIIEAGGQIVVTGSGEFQIEQALVNAHRRRPDAIGVTIGFNDAQARRIFAGSDFTLMPSRFEPCGLSQMYAQRFGSLPIGHQTGGLAETIKDGETGFLFSQPSAESFLGGVRRAFDAFRAKDRLDAMRRSAMARSFSWDLSAACYSALYRKTIAPSILA, from the coding sequence TTGAAGGTCTTGTTCGTTACCACTGAAATGGATGACTTTGTCCGGGTGGGCGGGCTTGCTGCCGTATCCGCGGCGCTACCCCGGGCGCTGCGCCGCTGGAGTGACGTCCGGATCATGCTGCCCGGTTATCGGGACATCGTCGAACAGTTCACCCACATTGAAATCGTTGGAGAATGCCCCTCTCTCGCAGAGATGCCGGCCTGTTCGCTCGGGCGGGCAGCGACCAAGGATGGTCTGCCGGTTTACGTCCTGCTCTGCCCGCAACTTTACGACCGTCCGGGTAACCCCTATGGCGACGAATCCGGGCGCGACTGGCCGGACAACGACGTCAGGTTCGGCCGCTTCGCATCCGCCGCCGCCGAACTTGCCGCGGGCACCCTGGACAAGAATTGGGCAGCAGACCTGGTTCATGCCAACGACTGGCAGGCTGCGCTGGCGCCGGCCTATCTGGCATGGAGGGGCTCAAAGGTCCCCTCGATCCTGACCATCCACAACCTCGCCTATCAAGGGCTGTTCCCGCCGGACTCGCTGCGCCGGATCGGGGCGCCCGAAAGCTCCTTCCATATCGACGGGCTCGAGTTCTACGACCATGTCTCGTTCCTCAAGGGCGGCCTCGTCTATGCCTCGCACCTGACCACCGTCAGCGCCACCTATGCGAAGGAGATCACGACGCGCGAACTCGGCTGCGGGCTGGAAGGTCTGCTGCAGCGTCGCTCGAATGCCGCGCAACTAACCGGCATCCTGAACGGCATCGACGAAAGCTGGGATCCCAGCGCCTGCGCGCATCTGGCGCAGACCTTCGCCCCCGGCGACTGGGAGGGCAAGCAGGCCAATGCCGATTACGTGCGCAAGCAGTTTGGCCTGGCGCTGTCGCGCGGTCCACTGTTCGGCCTGGTTGCCCGTCTGGTTCACCAGAAGGGCGTCGATCTCGTCCTGTCCGCGGCCGACGAAATCATCGAGGCGGGCGGGCAGATCGTGGTGACCGGCAGCGGCGAGTTCCAGATCGAACAGGCGCTGGTCAACGCGCACCGCCGCAGACCAGATGCGATAGGCGTCACCATCGGTTTCAACGACGCCCAGGCGCGACGAATTTTTGCCGGCAGCGATTTCACGCTGATGCCGTCGCGGTTCGAACCGTGCGGGTTGAGCCAGATGTACGCGCAGCGGTTCGGATCGCTGCCGATCGGTCACCAGACCGGCGGGCTGGCGGAGACCATCAAGGACGGCGAAACCGGATTCCTGTTTTCGCAGCCGTCGGCGGAATCTTTCCTCGGCGGCGTCAGGCGCGCGTTCGACGCGTTCCGCGCCAAGGATCGCCTCGATGCGATGCGGCGCAGCGCCATGGCGCGATCCTTTAGCTGGGATCTATCGGCCGCCTGCTACAGCGCGCTGTACCGCAAGACGATCGCGCCCTCCATCCTCGCGTGA
- a CDS encoding patatin-like phospholipase family protein produces the protein MSDVNHSNSSPTLRSLARSEPGQVVLVLQGGGALGSYQAGVYQALHEAGIEPDWIIGTSIGAVNASLIAGNAPRNRLSRLREFWKKVEQNPIWSFRDIFPGFNEKLSYWSTVTNGIPGFFRPNPLAHAGDSYPLGADNAGYYSTSPLAATLTELVDFNLVNQCTPRLTVGAAHVRTSQMRYFDSRDGELGVRHIMASGALPPAFPAVRIDGELYWDGGILSNTPTEAVFDDNPRKNSLIFAVHLWNPSGPEPTTMAEVLNRHKDVQYSSRIASHIARQQQAHRLRHVINQLAARLPEAERQSEAVRELTGYGCPTRMHVVRLLAPQLSREDHTKDIDFSPSGIMQRWDAGYRHTKSVLEKKPWVGEFDPLSGVILHEQMEVMPEAAE, from the coding sequence ATGAGCGACGTGAACCACAGCAATTCCTCGCCGACCTTGCGGTCACTGGCCAGGTCCGAGCCGGGTCAGGTCGTGCTGGTGCTGCAGGGCGGTGGCGCGCTCGGCTCCTATCAGGCCGGCGTCTATCAGGCCCTGCATGAGGCCGGGATCGAGCCGGACTGGATCATCGGCACCTCGATCGGCGCCGTCAACGCCAGCCTGATCGCCGGCAATGCGCCGCGGAACCGGTTGTCGCGCCTGCGCGAATTCTGGAAGAAGGTGGAACAGAATCCGATCTGGAGTTTTCGCGACATCTTTCCGGGCTTCAACGAAAAGCTCTCTTACTGGTCGACGGTGACCAACGGCATTCCCGGCTTCTTCCGGCCCAACCCGCTGGCCCATGCCGGCGACAGCTATCCGCTCGGCGCCGACAATGCCGGCTATTACTCGACCTCGCCGCTGGCGGCGACGCTGACCGAGCTGGTGGATTTCAACCTGGTCAATCAATGCACCCCGCGCCTGACGGTGGGCGCCGCCCATGTCCGCACCAGCCAGATGCGCTATTTCGACAGCCGCGATGGCGAACTCGGCGTCAGGCACATCATGGCGTCGGGCGCGCTGCCGCCGGCGTTCCCGGCGGTGCGCATCGACGGCGAACTCTATTGGGATGGCGGCATCTTGTCGAACACGCCGACGGAGGCCGTGTTCGACGACAATCCGCGCAAGAACTCGCTGATCTTCGCCGTGCATCTGTGGAATCCGTCCGGGCCTGAGCCGACCACGATGGCAGAGGTGCTGAACCGCCACAAGGACGTGCAGTATTCGAGCCGGATCGCCAGCCACATCGCCCGCCAGCAGCAGGCGCACCGGCTGCGTCATGTCATCAACCAGCTCGCCGCGCGCTTGCCGGAGGCCGAGCGCCAGAGCGAGGCGGTGAGGGAACTCACAGGTTACGGCTGCCCGACCCGGATGCATGTGGTGAGGCTGCTCGCCCCGCAGCTCAGCCGCGAGGACCACACCAAGGACATCGACTTCAGTCCGTCCGGCATCATGCAACGCTGGGACGCCGGCTACCGCCACACCAAATCGGTGCTCGAAAAGAAGCCCTGGGTCGGCGAGTTCGACCCGCTCTCCGGCGTCATCCTTCATGAGCAGATGGAAGTCATGCCGGAAGCGGCGGAATAA
- a CDS encoding 3-hydroxybutyrate dehydrogenase, whose translation MNIQLKTQGAAAERPLAGKVSLVTGSTSGIGLGIARALAEAGSAVVLNGLGVAAEINRTKDQLAADFGVEVSYSPADMTSPEAIVEMITASVAVHGRLDILVNNAGIQYVAPLDRFPVEKWNAILAINLSSAFHTIRLALPAMRQNKFGRIVNIASAHGLVGSPFKAAYVAAKHGIVGLTKVTALETAEDGITCNAICPGYVYTPLVEAQIDSQARAHGISREKVIHDVLLAQQPNKHFASVEELGALTVFLATDAAGSITGTALPVDGGWTAH comes from the coding sequence ATGAATATTCAGCTCAAAACCCAGGGTGCTGCGGCCGAGCGGCCGCTGGCCGGCAAGGTCTCGCTTGTCACGGGTTCGACCAGCGGCATCGGGCTCGGGATTGCCCGCGCGCTGGCGGAAGCCGGCTCGGCGGTCGTGCTGAACGGCCTCGGCGTCGCCGCCGAGATCAACCGGACCAAAGACCAGTTGGCCGCCGATTTCGGTGTCGAGGTCAGCTATTCCCCGGCCGACATGACGAGCCCGGAAGCGATCGTCGAAATGATCACGGCTTCCGTCGCCGTTCACGGGCGGCTCGATATTCTGGTCAACAATGCCGGCATCCAATATGTCGCGCCGCTCGACCGGTTTCCGGTCGAGAAATGGAATGCGATCCTGGCGATCAACCTGTCGTCGGCGTTTCACACCATACGGCTGGCGTTGCCGGCGATGCGCCAGAACAAGTTCGGGCGGATCGTCAACATCGCGTCCGCGCATGGATTGGTCGGCTCGCCCTTCAAGGCGGCCTATGTCGCGGCCAAGCACGGCATCGTCGGCCTGACCAAGGTGACCGCGCTGGAGACCGCCGAGGACGGCATCACCTGCAATGCGATCTGCCCGGGTTACGTCTATACGCCGCTGGTGGAGGCGCAGATCGACAGCCAGGCCAGGGCGCACGGCATCTCCCGCGAGAAAGTCATTCACGACGTGTTGCTGGCGCAGCAGCCCAACAAGCATTTTGCCAGCGTTGAGGAATTGGGCGCCTTGACCGTGTTTCTGGCAACCGATGCGGCGGGATCGATCACCGGGACTGCGCTGCCGGTTGACGGTGGCTGGACCGCACACTGA
- a CDS encoding LysR family transcriptional regulator has translation MEMHQVRYFLAVARVLNFTRAADECNVTQPSLTRAIKQLEAELGGDLFRRERPAAQLTELGQRMHPLLKQCYEAATGARELASSFKSGEVGALRIALTHSVDLSLLIPHLDQIKRLFNRLELRFLRGNAREVAEFLKRGEAELGIAAEISEEWERLDTWPLFTENFQLVVNKNHPLAARDKIEFGDLRAEQLLSRNYCEHGARVNASLREHGLDVDRSHEIASERDLIELLEADIGVAVVPDTASIPPTLKRAAVEGLDARRTVNLYGVAGRERTAVASAVMRMLRGADWQQFIGKTAGA, from the coding sequence ATGGAGATGCATCAGGTTCGCTACTTCCTTGCGGTTGCGCGTGTACTCAACTTCACGCGCGCGGCCGACGAGTGCAACGTCACGCAACCGTCGCTGACGCGAGCCATCAAGCAACTCGAAGCCGAACTCGGCGGCGACCTGTTTCGCCGCGAGCGCCCCGCTGCACAATTGACCGAACTCGGCCAGCGCATGCATCCGCTGCTCAAGCAATGCTACGAGGCGGCGACAGGGGCGCGCGAACTTGCCTCGTCCTTCAAGAGCGGCGAAGTCGGCGCGCTCCGGATCGCGCTGACCCATTCCGTCGATCTGTCGTTGCTGATTCCGCATCTCGACCAGATCAAGCGGCTGTTCAATCGGCTGGAGCTCCGCTTTCTGCGCGGCAACGCCCGCGAAGTCGCCGAGTTTCTCAAGCGGGGCGAAGCCGAGCTCGGCATTGCCGCCGAAATCAGCGAGGAATGGGAGCGGCTCGACACCTGGCCGCTGTTCACGGAAAACTTTCAGCTCGTCGTCAACAAAAACCATCCGCTGGCGGCGCGCGACAAAATCGAGTTTGGCGATCTTCGCGCTGAACAATTGCTCTCGCGAAACTATTGCGAGCATGGCGCGCGGGTGAACGCTTCGCTTCGCGAGCACGGCCTCGATGTGGATCGCAGCCACGAGATCGCCTCCGAACGCGATTTGATCGAACTGCTGGAAGCCGATATCGGCGTCGCCGTGGTGCCCGACACCGCCTCGATCCCGCCGACGCTGAAGCGAGCCGCCGTCGAGGGGCTGGATGCGCGGCGAACCGTGAACCTCTATGGCGTTGCCGGGCGTGAACGGACGGCGGTGGCGTCCGCGGTGATGCGCATGCTGCGCGGCGCCGACTGGCAGCAATTCATCGGCAAGACCGCAGGCGCCTGA
- a CDS encoding peroxiredoxin-like family protein gives MTTTLSSANAERLKQAFQHCRDMEGTLRDQLEAYAAAGREIFPAYGEAVDRLVTRLNENGGGENAPRPGEVMPPFLLPDETGRLVSLKSLIDHGPVAVMFYRGHWCPYCRLNVRAVIQAQDRIKALGAQTVAIMPETQAYAEKFKSEAEAPFPVLTDLDNGYALSLNLAIWLGSEIQRLLSYQDMASFQGNDGWVLPIPATFVVGRDGLVKARFVDPDFRKRMEIDDLIAALKSASEER, from the coding sequence ATGACAACGACGCTATCATCAGCCAATGCCGAACGTCTCAAGCAGGCGTTCCAGCACTGCCGTGACATGGAAGGCACCTTGCGCGACCAGCTCGAGGCCTACGCCGCGGCAGGGCGGGAGATCTTTCCGGCCTATGGCGAGGCGGTCGACCGGCTGGTCACGCGGCTCAATGAGAACGGCGGCGGCGAAAACGCGCCGCGGCCGGGCGAGGTGATGCCGCCGTTCCTGCTGCCGGATGAGACCGGCCGGCTGGTCAGCCTGAAATCATTGATCGACCACGGCCCGGTTGCGGTGATGTTTTATCGCGGTCACTGGTGCCCTTATTGCCGGCTGAATGTGCGGGCGGTGATCCAGGCCCAGGATCGGATCAAGGCGTTGGGTGCGCAAACCGTTGCGATCATGCCGGAGACGCAGGCCTATGCTGAAAAATTCAAGTCCGAGGCGGAAGCGCCGTTTCCGGTGCTGACCGACCTCGACAATGGCTACGCGCTGTCGCTCAATCTTGCGATCTGGCTCGGCAGCGAAATCCAGCGGTTGCTGTCATACCAGGATATGGCGAGCTTCCAGGGCAATGATGGCTGGGTGTTGCCGATCCCCGCGACCTTCGTGGTCGGCCGCGACGGATTGGTGAAGGCCCGCTTTGTCGATCCCGATTTCCGCAAGCGCATGGAAATCGACGACCTGATCGCCGCGCTGAAGAGCGCGAGTGAAGAACGGTAG
- a CDS encoding cupin domain-containing protein, whose amino-acid sequence MFISSIKSRTIWQGLALAGMIAGSIAATSTAIAGECPAGKMQPNVRPMVDTKPVGVTDVTLGAINLEKQPANIRDRELRFRKLTIEPGGIVPWHSHDDRPALIFVQQGEIVEYASNCAEPIVHKAGEIRPEVAGTSHWWKNLGKETVILYVGDVRKDPHDHNM is encoded by the coding sequence ATGTTCATATCAAGCATTAAGTCACGCACCATCTGGCAAGGCCTCGCACTCGCCGGAATGATTGCTGGTTCAATTGCAGCTACCTCGACCGCCATCGCGGGCGAATGCCCGGCCGGCAAGATGCAGCCCAATGTCCGCCCGATGGTCGACACCAAGCCGGTCGGCGTCACCGACGTCACGCTCGGCGCAATCAACCTCGAGAAGCAGCCGGCCAACATCAGGGATCGCGAGCTGCGCTTCCGCAAGCTGACGATCGAGCCCGGTGGCATCGTGCCCTGGCACAGCCATGACGACCGCCCCGCGCTGATCTTCGTCCAGCAGGGCGAGATCGTCGAATACGCCAGCAACTGCGCCGAGCCGATCGTGCACAAGGCCGGCGAGATCAGGCCGGAAGTCGCCGGTACCTCGCACTGGTGGAAGAATCTCGGCAAGGAGACCGTCATTCTCTATGTCGGCGACGTCCGCAAGGATCCGCACGACCACAACATGTAA
- a CDS encoding MFS transporter, producing MTAISAQMKTKAMEMHGHSPGVVLRSLVIGLTAFLTVVDLFATQAILPSLTRHYNVTPAAMGFAVNASTMGMAVAGLVVGFLSPHIDRRLGILVSLVLLAIPTALLASAPDLTIFTVLRVAQGLCMASAFALTLAYLGEQCSSMDAGGAFAAYITGNVASNLIGRLVSAALVDTLGLASNFYFFTLLNLAGAVLVYFTIQRVKPMHAMSPTQSPFAATIEHWRNPALRSTFAIGFCILFAFIGIFTFVNFVLVRAPLSLGRMDLGFVYFVFAPSVVTTLFAGKAVARFGTRATIWGALAVAAVGLPLLLSWHLAEVLTGMVLVGVGTFFAQACATGFVGQAASDSRGIASGTYLACYFFGGLAGSAVLGQLFDRLGWTACVAGVGASLAIAALLAARLTLPRSAGSPA from the coding sequence ATGACCGCCATCTCCGCGCAAATGAAAACGAAAGCGATGGAAATGCACGGCCATTCACCCGGCGTGGTGCTGCGGTCCCTCGTCATCGGCCTCACGGCATTCCTGACCGTGGTCGATCTGTTCGCCACCCAGGCGATCCTTCCCTCGCTGACCCGGCATTACAACGTCACCCCCGCCGCGATGGGCTTTGCGGTCAACGCGAGCACCATGGGCATGGCGGTCGCGGGGCTCGTGGTCGGCTTCCTGAGCCCGCACATCGACCGCCGGCTCGGCATTCTGGTAAGCCTCGTCCTGCTCGCGATCCCTACCGCGCTGCTGGCGAGCGCTCCCGATCTCACCATATTCACGGTGCTGCGCGTCGCGCAGGGCCTCTGCATGGCCTCGGCGTTTGCACTGACGCTCGCCTATCTCGGCGAGCAATGCAGTTCGATGGATGCGGGTGGCGCGTTCGCGGCCTACATCACCGGCAACGTCGCCAGCAATCTGATCGGACGGCTGGTGTCGGCCGCCCTCGTCGATACGCTCGGGCTGGCCTCGAACTTCTACTTCTTCACGCTGCTCAATCTTGCCGGTGCGGTGCTGGTCTACTTCACCATCCAGCGCGTCAAGCCGATGCACGCGATGTCCCCGACGCAATCGCCGTTTGCCGCGACGATCGAGCATTGGCGCAATCCGGCGCTGCGCTCGACCTTTGCCATTGGCTTCTGCATCCTGTTTGCGTTTATCGGCATCTTCACCTTCGTGAATTTCGTGCTGGTGCGCGCGCCGCTGTCGCTCGGGCGGATGGATCTCGGCTTTGTCTATTTCGTGTTCGCGCCATCAGTCGTCACGACGCTGTTCGCCGGCAAGGCGGTGGCGCGCTTCGGCACGCGAGCGACGATCTGGGGCGCGCTTGCGGTCGCCGCTGTGGGTCTGCCGCTGCTGCTGTCTTGGCATCTGGCCGAGGTGCTGACCGGTATGGTGCTGGTCGGCGTCGGCACGTTCTTCGCGCAGGCCTGCGCCACCGGCTTCGTAGGCCAGGCCGCCAGCGACAGCCGCGGCATTGCCAGCGGAACCTATCTTGCCTGCTATTTTTTCGGCGGCCTCGCCGGCAGCGCCGTGCTCGGCCAGTTGTTCGACCGCTTGGGATGGACCGCCTGCGTCGCCGGCGTCGGCGCGTCACTGGCTATCGCGGCGCTATTGGCTGCGCGCCTCACGCTTCCTCGGTCCGCCGGGTCTCCGGCATGA
- a CDS encoding MFS transporter — translation MPLPPAPGGKPKPSRESQRGLDWFIFFLADVQTGFGPFIAVYLTTQKWTQVEIGFVLSIAGIVGLLGQMPGGAIVDYARSERLMAGLAVATIGCVALAYALWPIFPVVTVAAILHALASCVLGPAIAAISLGLVGPFAIGERLGRNARFASLGNGSAAALMGATGYLLSSRSVFLVTFMLAIPTLLALSRIREQEIDVAQCHGAVVREVPDKEATSVFHLLRQRPLLIFAGGVLLFQLANAAMLPLMAGVVTTRSSQWAPVLIAACIIVPQAIVALASPSVGRKAQAWGRRPLLLLAFGALAIRGLLFAVVSDPYLLVAVQVFDGITAAVLSVMVPLIVADVAFGSGHFNLAQGIVGTATGIGASLSTVLAGYISDTFGSSTAFTGLAGIAAVGLTVIWLFMPETRRTEEA, via the coding sequence GTGCCGCTGCCGCCCGCGCCGGGCGGCAAGCCAAAACCGTCGCGCGAAAGCCAGCGCGGTCTCGACTGGTTCATCTTCTTTCTTGCCGACGTCCAGACCGGCTTCGGTCCGTTCATTGCGGTCTATCTGACCACGCAGAAATGGACGCAGGTCGAGATCGGTTTCGTGCTGTCGATCGCCGGCATTGTCGGCCTGCTCGGGCAGATGCCGGGCGGCGCCATCGTCGACTACGCGCGTTCCGAGCGGCTGATGGCGGGTCTGGCGGTCGCCACCATCGGCTGCGTCGCGCTGGCCTATGCGCTATGGCCGATCTTCCCGGTGGTGACGGTGGCGGCGATTCTGCATGCGTTGGCGAGCTGCGTGCTGGGTCCGGCGATCGCGGCGATCAGTCTTGGCCTGGTCGGGCCGTTCGCGATCGGGGAGCGGCTTGGGCGCAATGCCCGCTTCGCTTCGCTCGGCAACGGCTCGGCGGCGGCGCTGATGGGCGCGACCGGCTACCTGCTGTCGAGCCGGTCGGTGTTTCTCGTGACCTTCATGCTGGCGATTCCGACGTTGCTGGCGCTCTCGCGCATCCGCGAGCAGGAGATCGACGTGGCGCAATGCCACGGCGCCGTCGTGCGCGAGGTTCCCGATAAAGAGGCCACCAGCGTGTTCCATCTGCTGCGCCAGCGCCCGCTGCTGATCTTTGCGGGCGGCGTGCTGCTGTTTCAGCTCGCGAACGCCGCCATGCTGCCGCTGATGGCCGGCGTCGTCACCACGCGGTCGAGCCAGTGGGCGCCGGTGCTGATTGCAGCGTGCATCATCGTGCCGCAGGCCATCGTCGCGCTGGCCTCGCCCTCGGTCGGGCGCAAGGCGCAGGCGTGGGGTAGGCGGCCGCTCCTGCTGCTGGCGTTCGGCGCGCTGGCGATCCGTGGCTTGCTGTTTGCGGTGGTGAGCGATCCCTACCTCCTGGTCGCCGTGCAGGTGTTCGACGGCATCACCGCGGCGGTGCTCAGCGTAATGGTGCCGCTGATCGTGGCCGATGTCGCCTTCGGAAGCGGCCACTTCAATCTGGCGCAAGGCATCGTCGGGACCGCGACCGGCATTGGCGCGTCGCTGAGCACGGTGCTCGCGGGCTATATCAGCGACACTTTTGGCAGCAGCACAGCCTTCACCGGCCTGGCCGGGATCGCAGCCGTTGGCTTGACGGTGATCTGGCTGTTCATGCCGGAGACCCGGCGGACCGAGGAAGCGTGA
- a CDS encoding PRC-barrel domain-containing protein: MRIGILILFLIAGLAGSPAASAAEDTGTTQGTRTAPPDAAKEPAPPPSVTVIGARDAHGILGREVRSAANEDMGRVVDVIVDREGNVRAAVIDFGGFLGVGSRKIVVDWGALRFGGVANKRDSITLELTKAQVSAAPEYKEDAPVIVLGAAGRLQPWDFDH; encoded by the coding sequence ATGCGCATTGGTATTCTCATCCTGTTTCTGATCGCTGGATTAGCCGGCAGCCCGGCGGCTTCAGCGGCGGAGGACACCGGCACGACACAGGGTACCCGCACCGCGCCGCCGGACGCCGCAAAGGAGCCCGCGCCTCCGCCATCGGTGACGGTGATCGGCGCCAGGGATGCCCACGGCATCCTCGGCCGCGAAGTTCGCAGCGCGGCGAACGAGGATATGGGGCGGGTCGTCGATGTGATCGTGGACCGCGAGGGCAATGTGCGCGCGGCGGTGATCGATTTCGGCGGTTTTCTCGGCGTCGGCAGCCGGAAGATCGTTGTTGACTGGGGCGCGCTGCGTTTCGGCGGCGTCGCCAACAAGCGTGACAGCATCACGCTCGAGCTGACCAAGGCGCAGGTCTCGGCGGCGCCCGAATACAAGGAGGACGCGCCGGTCATCGTGCTCGGTGCGGCCGGCCGCCTGCAGCCGTGGGATTTCGATCACTAG
- a CDS encoding amylo-alpha-1,6-glucosidase, which translates to MTAEVTQLITIEAAEHVAESPFYIPMTGPATRQRRSLKHDDTFIVLDSHGDIGASAGGPDGLFNADTRYLARLEMVLDEVQPLLLGSNLRDDNSALTVDLTNSDVYRNGRLALQKDTLHIVRSIFLWRGTAYQRIALQNHGDRQASFDLTLLFDNDFADLFEVRGERRPRRGVGSSRLLGPADVVLEYSGLDGQVRITALHFEPRPTRLATHSATFHFELEPKEATALFVAVSCNKPIMQKPAPFFRGLLAHRREMRRSTSGAASIETSNDIFNEVLCQAMADLNMLMTETPQGRYPYAGIPWYSTTFGRDGLITALQMLWVDPRIAQGVLRRLAFFQAKTTDPLADAEPGKILHEMRGGEMAALREVPFAQYYGSVDSTSLFVLLAGLYVERTGDEATLAELWPAIEAALRWIDGPGDPDKDGFVEYQRATEQGLANQGWKDSFDAIFHADGQLAEGYIALAEVQGYVFAGKRLAARCARRLGLIEQAAQLESAALLLADRFEQAFWCEELGTYALALDGAKRPCKVRTSNAGQLLFTGIVRTERARRVAADLMSQKFFSGWGIRTVARGEARYNPMSYHDGSIWPHDNALIALGFARYGLKHSVAQLFRGLFDTASYMDLRRLPELFCGFQRERRRGPVLYPVACAPQAWASATPFSLLEAALGLEFDAARGEIRLRDPHLPEFLNEVLLRDLKLGPSSVDLRVRRHGDEVSLEVVRTRGQIQVSIVLTH; encoded by the coding sequence ATGACGGCAGAAGTCACTCAACTCATCACCATTGAGGCTGCCGAACACGTCGCGGAATCTCCGTTCTACATCCCGATGACAGGCCCGGCGACGCGGCAGCGCCGCTCGCTCAAGCACGACGATACATTCATCGTCCTGGACAGCCATGGCGATATCGGCGCCTCTGCCGGCGGACCCGACGGTCTGTTCAACGCCGATACGCGCTATCTCGCCCGGCTGGAGATGGTGCTCGATGAAGTCCAGCCGCTGTTGCTCGGTTCCAATCTGCGCGACGACAATTCGGCGCTGACCGTCGATCTCACCAATTCCGACGTATACCGCAACGGCAGGCTGGCGCTGCAAAAGGACACGCTGCACATCGTGCGCTCGATTTTCCTGTGGCGCGGCACGGCCTACCAGCGTATCGCGCTGCAAAATCACGGCGACCGGCAGGCGAGCTTCGATCTGACACTGCTGTTCGACAATGATTTCGCCGATTTGTTCGAGGTGCGCGGCGAACGCCGGCCGCGTAGGGGGGTGGGCTCCAGCCGGTTGCTCGGCCCCGCCGATGTCGTGCTGGAATATAGCGGGCTCGACGGTCAGGTCCGCATTACCGCCCTGCATTTCGAGCCGCGGCCGACACGGCTGGCCACCCACTCGGCGACCTTTCATTTCGAACTGGAGCCGAAGGAAGCGACCGCATTGTTCGTCGCGGTATCCTGCAACAAGCCGATCATGCAGAAGCCGGCGCCGTTCTTCCGCGGCCTGTTGGCGCACCGTCGCGAGATGCGGCGCTCGACATCGGGCGCGGCCAGCATCGAGACCTCGAACGATATTTTCAACGAGGTGCTGTGCCAGGCGATGGCCGACCTCAACATGCTGATGACGGAAACGCCGCAGGGGCGATATCCTTATGCGGGGATCCCCTGGTATTCGACCACGTTCGGCCGCGACGGACTGATCACCGCGCTGCAGATGCTGTGGGTCGATCCGCGCATTGCCCAGGGCGTGCTGCGGCGGCTCGCTTTCTTCCAGGCCAAGACCACAGATCCGCTCGCCGATGCCGAGCCCGGCAAGATTTTGCACGAGATGCGTGGCGGCGAGATGGCCGCGCTGCGTGAGGTGCCGTTCGCGCAGTATTACGGCAGCGTCGATTCGACCTCGCTGTTCGTGCTGCTGGCCGGCCTCTATGTCGAGCGCACCGGCGACGAGGCAACGCTGGCCGAGCTATGGCCGGCGATCGAGGCGGCGCTGCGATGGATCGACGGTCCCGGCGATCCCGACAAGGACGGGTTCGTCGAGTATCAGCGCGCCACCGAGCAGGGGCTTGCGAACCAGGGCTGGAAGGATTCCTTCGACGCGATCTTTCATGCCGATGGGCAGCTCGCCGAAGGCTATATCGCGCTGGCGGAGGTTCAGGGATATGTCTTTGCCGGCAAGCGGCTGGCGGCGCGCTGCGCCCGGCGCCTGGGATTGATCGAGCAGGCGGCGCAGCTCGAATCCGCAGCCCTGCTTCTCGCCGACCGCTTCGAGCAGGCGTTCTGGTGCGAGGAGCTCGGCACCTATGCGCTGGCGCTCGACGGCGCCAAGCGGCCGTGCAAGGTGCGAACGTCCAATGCCGGCCAGCTTCTTTTCACCGGCATCGTCCGAACCGAGCGTGCCCGACGGGTCGCGGCCGATCTGATGAGCCAGAAGTTCTTTTCGGGATGGGGCATCCGCACCGTTGCGCGCGGCGAAGCCCGCTACAACCCGATGTCCTATCACGATGGATCGATCTGGCCGCACGACAATGCGCTGATCGCGCTCGGCTTCGCGCGCTACGGCCTGAAGCATTCGGTGGCGCAGCTGTTCAGGGGCCTGTTCGATACCGCCAGCTACATGGATCTGCGGCGGCTGCCGGAATTGTTCTGCGGATTCCAGCGCGAAAGGCGGCGCGGACCGGTGCTCTATCCCGTCGCCTGCGCGCCGCAGGCATGGGCCAGCGCGACGCCGTTCAGCCTGCTGGAAGCGGCGCTGGGTCTCGAGTTCGACGCTGCGCGCGGCGAGATCCGTCTGCGCGATCCGCATCTGCCGGAATTCCTCAACGAGGTGCTGTTGCGTGATCTGAAGCTCGGGCCTTCCAGCGTCGACTTGAGGGTTCGCCGCCACGGCGATGAAGTATCGCTTGAGGTGGTGCGAACGCGCGGTCAGATTCAGGTGTCGATCGTATTGACGCATTAG